The nucleotide sequence CGATGGCGTGACGGTGTCCGCCTCCGGCTTGCTCAGCGACATCCACGGCTCGGCCGATTACCGCGCCAATCTGGTGAAGGTGATGGCGCAGCGCGCGGTGCAAGCCGCGGGCTGAGTGTCCGGCGCGGATCATTCCGCGCAGCGGCACGACAAATTCCACGGCGCGCAGCAATGCGCGCCGTTTTGCTTTGCGGCATACGGCGCGCTTGCGTTGGTTGGATGCACGCGGGACAATCAACGGATCAGGAAACGCCAGCGACAAGACGCGCAAGGACACAACGACGTGCTCGACAAGACCGCTCCCCACAACCAGACCCGCGCCACCGGCCCGCTGGCAGGATTCCGCATCGTCGAGTTCGCCGGCATCGGACCGGGACCGTTCGCCTGCATGCTGCTGGCTGACATGGGCGCGGAGGTCGTGACGCTGGATCGCGTCGGTGCGCGGAAGAACATGAAGTCGGTCGCGGGGCGCGGCCGCAAGGTGATCGAGCTCGATCTCAAGGACAAGGCGGTCATCGCCGAGGTGCTCGAGTTGCTCACCGGCGCCGATGCGCTCATCGAAGGATTCCGTCCCGGCGTGATGGAGCGGCTCGGGCTCGGCCCTGACGTCGTGCTCGCGCGCAATCCCAAGCTGGTCTATGGCCGCATGACCGGCTGGGGCCAGGAAGGACCGCTGGCGCACGCGGCCGGCCACGACATCAACTACATCTCCATCACCGGCGCGCTCGCCGCGATCGGCCCGAAGGAGCGCCCGGTGCCGCCGCTCAACCTCGTGGGCGATTTCGGCGGTGGCGCGCTCTATCTCGTCGTCGGCGTGCTCGCGGCACTGCTCGAAGCCTCGAAGTCCGGCAAGGGCCAGGTGGTGGACACCGCGATGTGCGACGGCGCCGCCTCGCTGCTCGCGATGTTCTTCGACCTCACCGCGATGGGCCGCTGGACCGAGGGACGCGAGCGCAACTTCCTCGACGGCG is from Bradyrhizobium sp. ORS 285 and encodes:
- a CDS encoding CaiB/BaiF CoA-transferase family protein, producing MLDKTAPHNQTRATGPLAGFRIVEFAGIGPGPFACMLLADMGAEVVTLDRVGARKNMKSVAGRGRKVIELDLKDKAVIAEVLELLTGADALIEGFRPGVMERLGLGPDVVLARNPKLVYGRMTGWGQEGPLAHAAGHDINYISITGALAAIGPKERPVPPLNLVGDFGGGALYLVVGVLAALLEASKSGKGQVVDTAMCDGAASLLAMFFDLTAMGRWTEGRERNFLDGGAHFYGVYECACGNFISIGSIEPQFYALLRQHADLSDPAFDAQMDPRAWPALKEKLVGVFKSKTREEWCAIMEGTDICFAPVLTMSEAPQHAHMAARGVFVERHGVTQPAPAPRFSRTPSTIREPEAAEIGALVSAWKAGR